Proteins encoded in a region of the Diabrotica virgifera virgifera chromosome 4, PGI_DIABVI_V3a genome:
- the LOC126883173 gene encoding uncharacterized protein LOC126883173, with translation MSNPPSSVPSDLGAHSLIVKPIKIEEKQSTKFKSTQSENKLKTTKSIKNKIVSKVRSWSNRDKYINGTTGMDAAIGKREYGEDDSEPVVNIADSNLSRARGSLENLLCDNTVNESGKYRSLSAASTSTTRNSQLSPKSSPGTSKSSKHLVWDPFGKRGPKIRKDLGRTKKRSKNVAELPKQEPFYVPMEGKSCLAKQEAKETLEDTETVEEEYGYKYKYFPKNSKSVVFTNEVFVVYFNDHDVVSEVKEPLKKDIEQVERNKEMRQGNLMRTEEKYNLCLY, from the coding sequence atgtcCAACCCCCCATCCAGTGTGCCTTCAGACTTAGGTGCGCATAGTCTTATAGTAAAGCCTATCAAAATAGAAGAGAAACAGTCAACCAAATTTAAAAGCACCCAAtcggagaacaaattaaaaaccaccaaaagtatcaaaaataaaattgtcAGCAAAGTCAGATCTTGGAGTAACAGGGACAAATATATAAATGGAACAACAGGAATGGATGCAGCAATAGGAAAGAGGGAGTATGGTGAAGATGATAGTGAGCCCGTGGTAAATATAGCAGATTCAAATCTCTCACGTGCTAGAGGTAGTTTGGAAAATTTGTTGTGTGATAACACAGTAAATGAGAGTGGAAAATATCGTTCTTTATCAGCGGCATCCACATCTACTACAAGAAACTCTCAGCTATCGCCGAAGTCATCACCAGGTACTTCCAAATCTAGTAAACACCTGGTATGGGATCCTTTCGGTAAAAGAGGGCCAAAAATTCGTAAAGATTTGGGAAGAACAAAGAAACGGAGCAAAAATGTCGCAGAACTACCCAAGCAAGAACCTTTCTACGTGCCCATGGAGGGTAAATCttgtttggcaaaacaagaagcTAAAGAAACTTTAGAAGACACTGAAACCGTTGAGGAAGAGTAtgggtataaatacaaatattttccaaaaaatagcAAATCTGTAGTGTTTACAAATGAGGTGTTTGTGGTATATTTCAATGATCACGATGTTGTATCTGAGGTTAAAGAACCTCTGAAGAAAGATATTGAGCAAGTAGAGAGAAACAAAGAGATGAGACAAGGGAATTTGATGCGGACGgaagaaaaatataatttgtgTTTGTATTGA